From the genome of Longispora fulva:
CTCGCCGGAGCGGCTCGTCGGGCGCAGGACCGCCACCTCGTGGGCGGCGTCGGGGTAGCCCATGGACAGGCGCATCGTGAACCGGTCGAGCTGCGCCTCCGGCAGCCGGTAGGTGCCGTCGAGGTCCACCGGGTTCTGGGTCGCCACGACCATGAACGGCTCAGGCACCCGGTGCGCGAACCCGTCCTGAGTCACGGTGTGCTCGGCCATGACCTCCAGCAGCGCGGACTGGGTCTTGGCCGCGGCCCGGTTCACCTCATCGGCCAGCAGCACGTTGGCGAACACCGGCCCCGGGCGGAACCGCAGCTCGCCGCTCGGCTGGTGAAACACCGCCGTGCCGGTGACATCGCTGGGCAGGAGGTCAGGGGTGAACTGGATCCGGCGGGACACGCCGCCGAACGCCGCCGACAACGCGCGGGCCAGGGTGGTCTTACCTGTGCCCGGCACATCCTCGACCAGCAGGTGCCCACCGGAGAACAGTGCCACCAGGGCCAGCTCCACCACCGCACGTTTGCCCGTGACGGCCATTTCGACGGCGTCGGCGACGGCACCGTGCAGTCGTTGGAACTCCAACAGCTGAGTCTCCGTGAACGGAGCGGCCACCATGGTCAACGCCGTCCCCGCCTTTCAGCACCGTCCACAAGCAGCACGCCGATCCCTCCGTCTTTCACGCCATTCCTCCGCGCCGCTGTGACGCATGGAGGAAGTCCACTGGATGAGTGTCATTCATGTCAATTCAGCGATCTTGCTGATCAATCGCAATGCGTCGGGCAGCACCGGGCGCTGATCGAGCCGGGGTCGCACTACGGCAGGCCAGCGTAGGTATCCCCCGGCATGCGTCAGCGTGGCTCACCACAACGACCGGAGCTTCTTGATCACGTGGCCGCCCGTGT
Proteins encoded in this window:
- a CDS encoding AAA family ATPase; this translates as MVAAPFTETQLLEFQRLHGAVADAVEMAVTGKRAVVELALVALFSGGHLLVEDVPGTGKTTLARALSAAFGGVSRRIQFTPDLLPSDVTGTAVFHQPSGELRFRPGPVFANVLLADEVNRAAAKTQSALLEVMAEHTVTQDGFAHRVPEPFMVVATQNPVDLDGTYRLPEAQLDRFTMRLSMGYPDAAHEVAVLRPTSRSGEVDDVATVCGPGDVTRVSESLRAVHVADPLLGYAQALGAASRQDPRLRLGVSTRGLRALVRCSQVYAATRGRTYVVPGDLQAVAEPVLAHRLITTREAALAGVTGATVIADVLRAVAAPRPSAD